A single window of Desulfovibrio sp. UIB00 DNA harbors:
- a CDS encoding ABC transporter ATP-binding protein: MLRCENVTYTYPHQQSPAVRDLSLSVKPGELVLCTGASGCGKSTLIRLLNGLCPHYFSGTLHGRVLVNGTPTTEQTPPQLARQAGTLFQDPEQQFFALNVEDELSFALEWQGLGIETMRHAVAGAVRQFGLEEICRSSIHQLSEGQKQKVGLASLWTQRPQALVLDEPTANLDPESTVELALKLAQLKERGMAILVVDHRLYWLTDVVDRVVVMREGRIEAEGDFTMLHDAELRRRFGLREASVPDARRTLPGCTSAHGLIQARDLTHAHKGRKPLYEGVNFDLPGGVTAIIGHNGAGKTTLARILAGLDQQQNGEILIRDQPCDAKQRMRHSGLVLQNADHQLHMRTVEQEVQTCLELAGQKNHDHARMLLEEFGLLQLAGRHPQSLSGGEKQRLVVACALAKRPSLLILDEPTSGLDGANMHRLAAAIERQAHQERSVLLITHDLELLAGMGRQALRLPLVGPRHIETPLTETPARRQHGNTPSITAQHKNPTAQAV, encoded by the coding sequence CTGAGCGTGAAGCCGGGCGAACTCGTGCTCTGCACTGGCGCAAGCGGCTGCGGAAAATCCACGCTCATCCGGCTGCTCAACGGCCTGTGCCCCCATTACTTCAGCGGCACGCTGCATGGCCGGGTACTGGTCAACGGTACGCCCACCACGGAGCAGACACCGCCCCAGCTTGCCCGTCAGGCCGGAACCCTGTTTCAGGATCCCGAGCAGCAATTTTTTGCTCTTAATGTTGAAGATGAACTTTCGTTTGCCCTTGAGTGGCAGGGCCTTGGCATTGAAACCATGCGTCATGCCGTTGCCGGGGCCGTCAGGCAGTTTGGCCTGGAGGAAATTTGCCGGTCGTCCATACATCAGCTTTCTGAAGGCCAAAAGCAAAAGGTCGGTCTTGCCTCCCTGTGGACCCAACGCCCGCAGGCCCTTGTGCTGGACGAACCCACGGCCAACCTCGATCCGGAATCCACGGTCGAACTGGCCCTCAAGCTGGCCCAGCTCAAGGAGCGCGGCATGGCGATTCTGGTGGTTGACCACAGGCTCTACTGGCTGACCGACGTGGTGGACAGGGTTGTTGTGATGCGCGAGGGACGCATTGAGGCGGAGGGCGACTTTACCATGCTGCACGATGCGGAACTGCGGCGGCGCTTTGGCCTGCGCGAGGCCAGCGTTCCCGATGCGCGCCGCACCCTGCCCGGCTGCACCAGCGCCCACGGGCTGATACAGGCCCGCGACCTCACCCATGCGCACAAGGGCCGCAAGCCCCTCTACGAAGGCGTCAATTTTGACCTGCCCGGCGGCGTCACTGCCATCATCGGACACAATGGAGCGGGCAAAACCACTTTGGCCCGGATTCTTGCCGGCCTCGACCAGCAGCAGAACGGCGAAATCCTCATTCGCGACCAACCGTGCGATGCAAAACAGCGCATGCGCCATAGCGGCCTGGTGTTGCAGAATGCCGACCACCAACTGCACATGCGCACCGTGGAGCAGGAGGTGCAGACCTGTCTGGAACTGGCCGGGCAAAAGAACCACGACCATGCGCGCATGCTGCTTGAAGAATTCGGCCTGCTGCAACTGGCAGGGCGGCATCCGCAGTCGCTTTCCGGCGGGGAAAAGCAGCGTCTGGTCGTTGCCTGCGCTCTGGCAAAGCGCCCTTCCCTGCTCATTCTGGACGAACCGACCAGCGGCCTTGACGGGGCCAACATGCACAGGCTTGCAGCCGCCATTGAGCGGCAGGCCCATCAGGAACGCAGCGTGCTGCTCATCACGCATGATCTGGAGCTGCTGGCTGGCATGGGGCGGCAGGCGCTGCGCTTGCCGCTGGTCGGCCCCCGACACATCGAAACCCCGCTGACGGAAACTCCCGCCCGCAGGCAGCACGGCAATACCCCGAGCATCACCGCCCAACACAAAAACCCCACCGCTCAGGCGGTGTAA